ACCTCAAAGATACAGACTAGAAAGGGATATTCCCACTTCAATTAAGTAGAAATCTCTCATAGCTGTGCCCCATTTGggggttttagttaattacagatgtagccaagttgacaatcaaaaatAACCATCATAGTAGTTGAACGATTTATGTAAGGCTTAATAGGCTATCCTAGTAGAAGCTTGGAAGATTGTAATAGTGTAAGCAATAGTGTAAGCAGGTCCACGTCACCTTCactgaagaaggagaaaaatacaaGTAAAGGGGAAAGAAACTAGGACTATGCTGAAATTcatagaaaaacataaaacacccCAGTTCACCAAAACAATCCTGATAGCATTCCAGACTTGAAGATATATTGTATACccttaataattaaaacaatacagCATGGCACAAATGTAGACTGAGGGAACAATACTCAAGACTACAGCACTAAAATAAGTAACTACAGACATCTAATATTTGAAATAGATGCCAGCAAcacacatcagagaaatgatGATAGCATCTTTGACAAATGATGCTGGGCAAACTAGATTCTCacatatagaagaaagaataCGACAAATAtctatcaccctacacaaaactaATTCTAAGTAGAGGGAAAAACTAAAGTTGAAGTACAAGATACTAAAAGCATGAAAGTAAAATATCAACAGTACCCTACAAGGTACAAGTGTGAGTAAGGAATTTCTTAAGAGGACTCCACTTGCCCAGGATTCCAGGACAACAACTGACAGATGAGATCTCATAAATTAAAAAGGTTCCacaggtaaagaaaaaaatcaatgaagttTTGCATTATTATCTCTTTTGTTTTAAGGGTtcacatatatttcttttatgtacATGGGTATATTTCTTTAACGATCTGTCTTTGTACCACAGGTTTAAGTACCAAGAGAAACCAAAACAGGGTAGTGGATACCAGAAGAGAGACTGGAGGAGGGAGTAGtaagacagaaaaagaggagagagagtagagtgagaacattaaagaaaaggagagaataaGGAACAGTGAAAATGAGAGAGAGGTAAAgccaaaggaaaagagagggaagaaggaaagagggtgagaaatgttgaaagaaagagagagaaagagaaggaaagggagatgaAAACAGAAGGGGTGGGAGAGACCAAGACTTAGAGTAGTTGAGAGTGCTAAAGAGAGagaaggtgtggtggtttgaatacaaATGGGCACCAtagtctcatatgtttgaatgatCAATTatcagggagtagcactatttgagGATTAGGAAGCATAGCCTTGTTAAAGTAGGTACAatatttttggaggaagtgtgtcattggggatgggctttgacaTTTAAAAAGTCCATCTAggctcagttctctctctctctctctctctctctctctctctctctctctctctctctctccctccctccctctctctgtcactctctctctctctctctctctctctctctctctctctctctctctctctctgtgtgtgtgtgtgtgtgtgtgtgtgtgtgtgttgtgtctttcTCTACCTGTGACTCAGGGtgtagctcttagctactgctccagtgccatgagTGCTATCATGAACCCACCATGTTCCCAACCATTATGATAacgaactaagcctctgaaactgtaagcaaacccctaattaaatgttaggtttctggtttggtttggttgggttgggttgggcttgttcatgatgttttttcacagcaatagaacactaagaaagaaggagagggggaaatTGAGGGAGgtagagtgagagagacagtggGAGATAAAGGACAACAAGAGaagcagagatggagagaaaagagatgcagagaatgaaggagggagagagcaagagaatgagagatagaaggggagaataggagagaAAAATAGAGTGGAACGAGAGCAgtgagagagtgaaagagaaatacagagaggaaagagagaaagaattggAGTGCTATGGAGAGGGAGTgttaaagagagagggagaaagaggatgaAAGTGGGAGACAAAGAGAGTCACCTGAAATCCTGACACTTGTAGTGAGGGAACATGCCTGAAAATACCAGCCTCACTTCAGGTACTTTGAGAGACCTGGTTAATAGGAATAAAGCAATGATGGGCAGGATACCCGAGACTACGCTGTGGCATCTGCACACTTGAATACACAGTGatttatgagccaccatataggtgcttCAAATTGAACCCAGTCCCTTTGacagagcagccagtactcttaaccagtgGTCCACCTCTCCAACATTTTGATCTTAATTTTTATACCATTCTAGTTAAGAAGTTGTTCATTTAAACCAGAAATATTAGTAAAATCTGTATCAGAATGAGTCTATGAACACCAGTCTCTGATTGTAAATGTGCATAGGCTGGACTACAGTAATCCAGGAGCAGGAAGAGAGTCAGCAGAGATGATTCTCTTGTTCTAAATCTGTTGCTAGACAGGAAATAAGAATAGGGAAGCCTTGCTTAACTTTCCCTTTCTGTTGCAATAAGGAATTGTATTTACTaatgtttctattactgtgaagagacactatgaccacagtaactcttataaaggaaggcatttaattggTGCTTACTTAAAGGTTAGGAGGTTTAGGCCATAGTCACCATGATAGGAAGATGGTGGCATACAAGTAGATGTAATACTGAGAGGTACCTGAGAGTTCTATGTCTAgatcagcagacagcaggaagagaaagtgaatAACTGAACCTGGCTCAAGGTTCTGTAACCTCAATGCCCACCCCTACCAGTGAagcacttcttccaacaaggtcacacctactccaataagaccacataccacaatcctttcaaataatgccatttCTTGTGAGactataggggccattttcattcaaaccaccatattccactccctggcccctatAGGGCTGTAGCCATATCAGAAtagaaaatgcatttagtccaacttcaaaagtccctgtAGCCTCTCAGAGTCTCAACACTCCACAGTTCAAAAATATCATGGCAATCACTTAATTCTCTATAAAATCAAAGTCTAAAAGCAGATTACATACTCCCTGCAAATAATGCCACataatatacattaccattccaaaggATAGATGGAGTGCATAATGAGGTAATGctggaccacaaaaagaccaAAAGCAAACTAAGCAAAGGCTAAACTCTGTTTCTCCATGTGTGATGTcaaaaatgctcttcagatctccaaattATTTCTGCTTTGTTGATTGGAACATACTTCCTTCTCTTAGGCTTATTGTATTCCCTATTATCAGCTTTCCTTGGAAGATATCCCACAGCTCTGGTATCTCGAAtattttggggtctccaaggcatgCCAGGCTTCACCTTCAAAGTTGTatgcaatggcctctctaagATTCCATGTGAGGACAACCCTTACACACACGTGACTTCAGCAGCTTTTCTTAACAGTAGAGGGTactccataacccctttcttttatgttttattctaaagccagaacaatgtggctgaagctgccaaattCTGATGTTTTCTGGGACTAGAACCTGACGCTTTTATTCAATTACATTTTTACCCAGCTTTCTGGTTTTTGATAGTTTCCTTCATTACCTAAGCTTGGCacttctggaacttgctctatagaccaggctggccttgaattcagagatccaccagcctctgccttcagagtactgAGCTTAAAGGTTTGCAACACAAAGCTAGTCCCTAAGCATTTCATTAGttccttttcagttttatttaattccttttcatGAGTTGGAAGCATATCTGGGTAGAGTCTTGCTCTGAGTTCACCACACCCTTTAGCTCATCAAGgttcaggcttttctttaatctgtttacaCCACCTGGTGCCCCTTTTCGCTTCAAACtgtatttttgaatttttgtatttttccttgctcagtttgttattttttcattACAAATCTCCATAAGTGTGTCCAATAATAAGCAAACAACCGTGTTAATAATAAACTATCTGGAAATCTCAACTGCCAGAGCTGTTTATCCATAAATCtccaatttagcctcaggcagatttttgaACAAGGGCAGAAAATAGACATATTTTTCACCAAATATCACAGGAATGATATCTAGATCACACATTAATatccttctcctctgaaacctttGAGCCGGaaccccacagttcaaatcatctTCCATGATCCGACTAGTATGGACTCTTAAGCCTCACTTATCGTGTCCAAAAACTTTTCTAGTCCAAAgacccaaaatattccacacTCTTCCAggcaagaaaagaagaggaaaggaaagaaaaggaaaggaaaggaaagatgatcaggcctatcacagcaataccctacTTCTgttaccaacttctgtcttaattAGGATTTCTATTACTAGGAAAAGATACCTTGACCACAagtgacccgtccagcaggccaggttattcgcgggtcccgagggggttgtcacctaaaggggtcatgagggcgagaaaggaatggagaccaagcggcgcaagaaaggacaagagtccgtctgtgcaatgtcaaggtctcctttattgaaatgtaaagcttgcttatatgcaggggatttttactcagggcggggtaagggagcaggaggaatggaaaattttcaagaggaaatagaggcaaggtaaatcttagcccatggtcccattgttagcgaaccgcagctatttctgagaaaagggagaacattttgcaacatgtattgtgcagcttaaccggaaaaaacatcttgtagtcgaagcgattctggtcatctaacaatgattaactcttgattcagtatgaggccccttttggcctTCGACATCTCCCCCTTCTGTATACAAAAAGGGATGATGAATCTTATTATCAAGAGAGCCCCTGTCTTAGGCCGCATAGGCTGCGCCCCTGGACAGGCAACGTGCCTTGTTGAGCCGGTCTTGACGACCTCTGTACGTTGTTGCCCCCTGTTCCAGGACCTATGCATACTCCCGTCATTGAGTACTCCCTTGCTGCATCAATCTTGAGTTATTAAACCTGAGTCCTTGATTACTGAACCTGAGCTCTTGCTGCGACCCTCGCTCCTCCCCCGGGTCAGCTGCTACTAATTTGTGGTAATGGACCGAAATACTTTTAGGTAAGGCCGAATCAATTTGTCTTTTAATAAGCTGGGTTAGCCGTTGAAGGGCCCATGGgccaaaagaaagaagcaatagGAAAACAATTAAGGGGGCTATAATAGTTGGGAGTAAAGTAGACAACCAGGGGGATCCCTGTAGCAAATTTGAGAACCATCCTTTTTGGTTCTcaaactctctctttcttttagccAACCGTTCTCTCAGGATTTCCATAGACTCTTTGACAATGCCAGTATGGTCAGCATAGAAACAACATTCTTCCCTTAAAGCAGCGCAAAGGCCACCTTCCTTAAGGAACAGGAGATCCAGCCCTCTTCTATTTTGCAAAACCACCTCGGATAGAGAGGTCAGCGATTTTTCCAGAGCACTGATGGATCTTTCTATGGCCTCAAGATCCGTGTTCATAGCTATTTGTAATTGCAACAGTTGATTGTTTTGTACAAGGGCAGCTGTTCCGGTTCCTATACCGGCAACAAGGCCACCAATCCCCAGCATAAGGGCAATGGTCatagagacaggctctctcatcACTCTGCGCTGTGCCTGTGAGACCAGTATCTCCCCTGAATAGTATTTGATTTGAGGCCAAAGCTGTACCAAAATGCAATATTCATGTGAAACATCAAGGCTTAAAGCAAATATACAGGGTGTTAATCCTGTGTTGCAAGCCCAATAGGTACCATTGGGTGCCTCAAGATAGTAGCTTCCTATATAGGGGATTATAGTTTTATTGCAAAACTGGGTGTAACTGGAGGGCACCTTTCCTAAACAAAGCCCTTGTCCTGAAACTCCGGGCAGGGTAAGTTGGTGAGGGACAGCCCTGCACCTTGCTGATGGG
This DNA window, taken from Cricetulus griseus strain 17A/GY chromosome 2, alternate assembly CriGri-PICRH-1.0, whole genome shotgun sequence, encodes the following:
- the LOC113833970 gene encoding MLV-related proviral Env polyprotein-like, with the translated sequence MFQTLCLMLMIAAAAGRQPHTPTPQRWVIINLSTGDVAADNTSIDFPFGKWFPDLYVDLCDIVDRWTNPSGWGCNSPWGKAATRQTRFYVCPGHSLSRHLTAQCGGPQDGYCASWSCVSTGHIWWTAPVTTDFITVGPYNRSSPGTYRCGGQSCGPCYDSNHSPHTKDATEGGRCNLLKISFTELGKQQTDWTGGKIWGLRLYVSGVDPATTFMIQLQRIDPPSKPVGPNPVLPDRGIKTLPKPAQTPAQLSTPKLTPITPSISPDPGTVDRLFNLVQGAYLALNASSPNSTRDCWLCLSAEPPYYEGIAFMASTSNITSPSARCRAVPHQLTLPGVSGQGLCLGKVPSSYTQFCNKTIIPYIGSYYLEAPNGTYWACNTGLTPCIFALSLDVSHEYCILVQLWPQIKYYSGEILVSQAQRRVMREPVSMTIALMLGIGGLVAGIGTGTAALVQNNQLLQLQIAMNTDLEAIERSISALEKSLTSLSEVVLQNRRGLDLLFLKEGGLCAALREECCFYADHTGIVKESMEILRERLAKRKREFENQKGWFSNLLQGSPWLSTLLPTIIAPLIVFLLLLSFGPWALQRLTQLIKRQIDSALPKSISVHYHKLVAADPGEERGSQQELRFSNQGLRFNNSRLMQQGSTQ